Proteins encoded in a region of the Populus alba chromosome 13, ASM523922v2, whole genome shotgun sequence genome:
- the LOC118042452 gene encoding protein DETOXIFICATION 24-like isoform X1, translating to MDNSMEERLVSPEELNSDDLKRRVWKESGKLWGIAFPGTVARLTSFGMIVVTQLFMGHVSELDLAAFGLQQSILIRFVNGILIGMSSATETLCGQAYGAGQYHMMGIYLQRSWIIDGVTATILLPLFIFTAPILKLLGQDEDIAIEAGKMSLWFIPILYYYVLSLTIQMYLQAQQKNKIVGLFTASSFLLHVLLSWLFVIKLGLGVAGAMSAFIISAWLLVIGEFVYIFGGWCPNTWKGFTKAAFADMLPLLKLSLSSGVMICLEFWYTSILVLLAGYMKNATVAISAFSICINIYGCDFMICLGFLGASSVRVSNELGKGNAKAARFSIKVALVTSVIIGIIFWILCLVFSDEIAHLFTSNEEIAESVSRLHVLLAFSVLLNSIYPVLSGVAIGAGVQGSVAFLNLGSYYVIGVPIGLVLGYVAHLQIKGLWIGLLTGVVVLTLLLSYLTWRIDWVEQVHKAEERLGRFFLEPPKESVENSNLA from the exons ATGGATAATTCAATGGAAGAGAGGCTTGTTTCGCCGGAAGAACTTAACAGTGATGACCTGAAGAGGAGGGTTTGGAAGGAGTCCGGGAAGTTATGGGGGATTGCCTTTCCTGGAACCGTGGCACGATTGACTTCATTTGGAATGATAGTTGTGACACAATTATTCATGGGGCACGTTAGCGAATTGGATCTTGCAGCATTTGGCCTCCAACAGAGCATTTTGATACGCTTTGTAAATGGCATATTG ATTGGCATGTCAAGCGCGACCGAGACCTTATGCGGCCAAGCGTATGGAGCTGGACAATACCACATGATGGGTATTTACTTGCAGCGATCATGGATCATTGACGGTGTAACTGCAACCATCTTGCTTCCCCTCTTCATTTTCACAGCACCGATATTAAAACTACTTGGACAAGATGAGGATATAGCAATAGAAGCTGGGAAAATGTCGCTATGGTTCATTCCCATCCTCTACTATTATGTCTTGAGCTTGACCATCCAAATGTACTTGCAagcacaacaaaaaaacaagattgtCGGGTTGTTTACCGCTTCCTCCTTTCTGCTTCATGTGCTTTTGTCCTGGTTATTTGTGATCAAACTTGGTTTAGGAGTTGCTGGTGCCATGAGTGCATTCATCATTTCAGCTTGGTTGCTCGTTATTGGAGAGTTTGTGTACATCTTTGGAGGTTGGTGTCCTAACACATGGAAAGGCTTTACTAAAGCTGCATTTGCTGATATGTTACCTCTATTAAAGCTCTCATTATCCTCCGGAGTTATGATTTG CTTAGAGTTTTGGTACACCTCTATTCTTGTCTTGTTAGCTGGATATATGAAGAATGCAACTGTTGCTATATCTGCTTTCTCCATTTG CATCAACATCTATGGATGTGATTTCATGATTTGCCTTGGGTTTTTAGGGGCTTCAAG CGTGCGTGTATCAAATGAATTGGGAAAGGGCAATGCTAAAGCTGCAAGATTTTCCATCAAAGTTGCCCTCGTTACTTCAGTAATTATAGGAATTATCTTCTGGATTTTGTGCTTGGTCTTCAGTGATGAGATTGCACACTTGTTCACAAGTAATGAGGAAATTGCAGAATCTGTGTCAAGGCTTCATGTTCTACTTGCGTTCTCAGTGTTGTTAAATAGTATTTATCCAGTACTTTCAG GCGTAGCCATAGGAGCTGGTGTGCAAGGTAGTGTTGCGTTTCTCAACTTGGGAAGCTATTATGTGATAGGAGTGCCTATAGGGCTTGTGCTTGGATATGTAGCTCATCTTCAGATCAAG GGTTTGTGGATTGGATTGTTGACTGGAGTTGTAGTTCTAACACTTTTGCTATCCTACCTCACATGGAGGATTGATTGGGTTGAACAG GTACACAAGGCAGAAGAACGTCTTGGTCGATTTTTCTTGGAACCACCGAAGGAATCTGTTGAAAACTCCAATCTTGCTTGA
- the LOC118042452 gene encoding protein DETOXIFICATION 24-like isoform X2 yields MDNSMEERLVSPEELNSDDLKRRVWKESGKLWGIAFPGTVARLTSFGMIVVTQLFMGHVSELDLAAFGLQQSILIRFVNGILIGMSSATETLCGQAYGAGQYHMMGIYLQRSWIIDGVTATILLPLFIFTAPILKLLGQDEDIAIEAGKMSLWFIPILYYYVLSLTIQMYLQAQQKNKIVGLFTASSFLLHVLLSWLFVIKLGLGVAGAMSAFIISAWLLVIGEFVYIFGGWCPNTWKGFTKAAFADMLPLLKLSLSSGVMICINIYGCDFMICLGFLGASSVRVSNELGKGNAKAARFSIKVALVTSVIIGIIFWILCLVFSDEIAHLFTSNEEIAESVSRLHVLLAFSVLLNSIYPVLSGVAIGAGVQGSVAFLNLGSYYVIGVPIGLVLGYVAHLQIKGLWIGLLTGVVVLTLLLSYLTWRIDWVEQVHKAEERLGRFFLEPPKESVENSNLA; encoded by the exons ATGGATAATTCAATGGAAGAGAGGCTTGTTTCGCCGGAAGAACTTAACAGTGATGACCTGAAGAGGAGGGTTTGGAAGGAGTCCGGGAAGTTATGGGGGATTGCCTTTCCTGGAACCGTGGCACGATTGACTTCATTTGGAATGATAGTTGTGACACAATTATTCATGGGGCACGTTAGCGAATTGGATCTTGCAGCATTTGGCCTCCAACAGAGCATTTTGATACGCTTTGTAAATGGCATATTG ATTGGCATGTCAAGCGCGACCGAGACCTTATGCGGCCAAGCGTATGGAGCTGGACAATACCACATGATGGGTATTTACTTGCAGCGATCATGGATCATTGACGGTGTAACTGCAACCATCTTGCTTCCCCTCTTCATTTTCACAGCACCGATATTAAAACTACTTGGACAAGATGAGGATATAGCAATAGAAGCTGGGAAAATGTCGCTATGGTTCATTCCCATCCTCTACTATTATGTCTTGAGCTTGACCATCCAAATGTACTTGCAagcacaacaaaaaaacaagattgtCGGGTTGTTTACCGCTTCCTCCTTTCTGCTTCATGTGCTTTTGTCCTGGTTATTTGTGATCAAACTTGGTTTAGGAGTTGCTGGTGCCATGAGTGCATTCATCATTTCAGCTTGGTTGCTCGTTATTGGAGAGTTTGTGTACATCTTTGGAGGTTGGTGTCCTAACACATGGAAAGGCTTTACTAAAGCTGCATTTGCTGATATGTTACCTCTATTAAAGCTCTCATTATCCTCCGGAGTTATGATTTG CATCAACATCTATGGATGTGATTTCATGATTTGCCTTGGGTTTTTAGGGGCTTCAAG CGTGCGTGTATCAAATGAATTGGGAAAGGGCAATGCTAAAGCTGCAAGATTTTCCATCAAAGTTGCCCTCGTTACTTCAGTAATTATAGGAATTATCTTCTGGATTTTGTGCTTGGTCTTCAGTGATGAGATTGCACACTTGTTCACAAGTAATGAGGAAATTGCAGAATCTGTGTCAAGGCTTCATGTTCTACTTGCGTTCTCAGTGTTGTTAAATAGTATTTATCCAGTACTTTCAG GCGTAGCCATAGGAGCTGGTGTGCAAGGTAGTGTTGCGTTTCTCAACTTGGGAAGCTATTATGTGATAGGAGTGCCTATAGGGCTTGTGCTTGGATATGTAGCTCATCTTCAGATCAAG GGTTTGTGGATTGGATTGTTGACTGGAGTTGTAGTTCTAACACTTTTGCTATCCTACCTCACATGGAGGATTGATTGGGTTGAACAG GTACACAAGGCAGAAGAACGTCTTGGTCGATTTTTCTTGGAACCACCGAAGGAATCTGTTGAAAACTCCAATCTTGCTTGA
- the LOC118042452 gene encoding protein DETOXIFICATION 24-like isoform X3, whose translation MDNSMEERLVSPEELNSDDLKRRVWKESGKLWGIAFPGTVARLTSFGMIVVTQLFMGHVSELDLAAFGLQQSILIRFVNGILIGMSSATETLCGQAYGAGQYHMMGIYLQRSWIIDGVTATILLPLFIFTAPILKLLGQDEDIAIEAGKMSLWFIPILYYYVLSLTIQMYLQAQQKNKIVGLFTASSFLLHVLLSWLFVIKLGLGVAGAMSAFIISAWLLVIGEFVYIFGGWCPNTWKGFTKAAFADMLPLLKLSLSSGVMICVRVSNELGKGNAKAARFSIKVALVTSVIIGIIFWILCLVFSDEIAHLFTSNEEIAESVSRLHVLLAFSVLLNSIYPVLSGVAIGAGVQGSVAFLNLGSYYVIGVPIGLVLGYVAHLQIKGLWIGLLTGVVVLTLLLSYLTWRIDWVEQVHKAEERLGRFFLEPPKESVENSNLA comes from the exons ATGGATAATTCAATGGAAGAGAGGCTTGTTTCGCCGGAAGAACTTAACAGTGATGACCTGAAGAGGAGGGTTTGGAAGGAGTCCGGGAAGTTATGGGGGATTGCCTTTCCTGGAACCGTGGCACGATTGACTTCATTTGGAATGATAGTTGTGACACAATTATTCATGGGGCACGTTAGCGAATTGGATCTTGCAGCATTTGGCCTCCAACAGAGCATTTTGATACGCTTTGTAAATGGCATATTG ATTGGCATGTCAAGCGCGACCGAGACCTTATGCGGCCAAGCGTATGGAGCTGGACAATACCACATGATGGGTATTTACTTGCAGCGATCATGGATCATTGACGGTGTAACTGCAACCATCTTGCTTCCCCTCTTCATTTTCACAGCACCGATATTAAAACTACTTGGACAAGATGAGGATATAGCAATAGAAGCTGGGAAAATGTCGCTATGGTTCATTCCCATCCTCTACTATTATGTCTTGAGCTTGACCATCCAAATGTACTTGCAagcacaacaaaaaaacaagattgtCGGGTTGTTTACCGCTTCCTCCTTTCTGCTTCATGTGCTTTTGTCCTGGTTATTTGTGATCAAACTTGGTTTAGGAGTTGCTGGTGCCATGAGTGCATTCATCATTTCAGCTTGGTTGCTCGTTATTGGAGAGTTTGTGTACATCTTTGGAGGTTGGTGTCCTAACACATGGAAAGGCTTTACTAAAGCTGCATTTGCTGATATGTTACCTCTATTAAAGCTCTCATTATCCTCCGGAGTTATGATTTG CGTGCGTGTATCAAATGAATTGGGAAAGGGCAATGCTAAAGCTGCAAGATTTTCCATCAAAGTTGCCCTCGTTACTTCAGTAATTATAGGAATTATCTTCTGGATTTTGTGCTTGGTCTTCAGTGATGAGATTGCACACTTGTTCACAAGTAATGAGGAAATTGCAGAATCTGTGTCAAGGCTTCATGTTCTACTTGCGTTCTCAGTGTTGTTAAATAGTATTTATCCAGTACTTTCAG GCGTAGCCATAGGAGCTGGTGTGCAAGGTAGTGTTGCGTTTCTCAACTTGGGAAGCTATTATGTGATAGGAGTGCCTATAGGGCTTGTGCTTGGATATGTAGCTCATCTTCAGATCAAG GGTTTGTGGATTGGATTGTTGACTGGAGTTGTAGTTCTAACACTTTTGCTATCCTACCTCACATGGAGGATTGATTGGGTTGAACAG GTACACAAGGCAGAAGAACGTCTTGGTCGATTTTTCTTGGAACCACCGAAGGAATCTGTTGAAAACTCCAATCTTGCTTGA
- the LOC118042452 gene encoding protein DETOXIFICATION 24-like isoform X4, with protein MDNSMEERLVSPEELNSDDLKRRVWKESGKLWGIAFPGTVARLTSFGMIVVTQLFMGHVSELDLAAFGLQQSILIRFVNGILIGMSSATETLCGQAYGAGQYHMMGIYLQRSWIIDGVTATILLPLFIFTAPILKLLGQDEDIAIEAGKMSLWFIPILYYYVLSLTIQMYLQAQQKNKIVGLFTASSFLLHVLLSWLFVIKLGLGVAGAMSAFIISAWLLVIGEFVYIFGGWCPNTWKGFTKAAFADMLPLLKLSLSSGVMICDEIAHLFTSNEEIAESVSRLHVLLAFSVLLNSIYPVLSGVAIGAGVQGSVAFLNLGSYYVIGVPIGLVLGYVAHLQIKGLWIGLLTGVVVLTLLLSYLTWRIDWVEQVHKAEERLGRFFLEPPKESVENSNLA; from the exons ATGGATAATTCAATGGAAGAGAGGCTTGTTTCGCCGGAAGAACTTAACAGTGATGACCTGAAGAGGAGGGTTTGGAAGGAGTCCGGGAAGTTATGGGGGATTGCCTTTCCTGGAACCGTGGCACGATTGACTTCATTTGGAATGATAGTTGTGACACAATTATTCATGGGGCACGTTAGCGAATTGGATCTTGCAGCATTTGGCCTCCAACAGAGCATTTTGATACGCTTTGTAAATGGCATATTG ATTGGCATGTCAAGCGCGACCGAGACCTTATGCGGCCAAGCGTATGGAGCTGGACAATACCACATGATGGGTATTTACTTGCAGCGATCATGGATCATTGACGGTGTAACTGCAACCATCTTGCTTCCCCTCTTCATTTTCACAGCACCGATATTAAAACTACTTGGACAAGATGAGGATATAGCAATAGAAGCTGGGAAAATGTCGCTATGGTTCATTCCCATCCTCTACTATTATGTCTTGAGCTTGACCATCCAAATGTACTTGCAagcacaacaaaaaaacaagattgtCGGGTTGTTTACCGCTTCCTCCTTTCTGCTTCATGTGCTTTTGTCCTGGTTATTTGTGATCAAACTTGGTTTAGGAGTTGCTGGTGCCATGAGTGCATTCATCATTTCAGCTTGGTTGCTCGTTATTGGAGAGTTTGTGTACATCTTTGGAGGTTGGTGTCCTAACACATGGAAAGGCTTTACTAAAGCTGCATTTGCTGATATGTTACCTCTATTAAAGCTCTCATTATCCTCCGGAGTTATGATTTG TGATGAGATTGCACACTTGTTCACAAGTAATGAGGAAATTGCAGAATCTGTGTCAAGGCTTCATGTTCTACTTGCGTTCTCAGTGTTGTTAAATAGTATTTATCCAGTACTTTCAG GCGTAGCCATAGGAGCTGGTGTGCAAGGTAGTGTTGCGTTTCTCAACTTGGGAAGCTATTATGTGATAGGAGTGCCTATAGGGCTTGTGCTTGGATATGTAGCTCATCTTCAGATCAAG GGTTTGTGGATTGGATTGTTGACTGGAGTTGTAGTTCTAACACTTTTGCTATCCTACCTCACATGGAGGATTGATTGGGTTGAACAG GTACACAAGGCAGAAGAACGTCTTGGTCGATTTTTCTTGGAACCACCGAAGGAATCTGTTGAAAACTCCAATCTTGCTTGA